The Strix aluco isolate bStrAlu1 chromosome 39, bStrAlu1.hap1, whole genome shotgun sequence genome has a segment encoding these proteins:
- the LOC141917528 gene encoding LOW QUALITY PROTEIN: serine-rich coiled-coil domain-containing protein 1-like (The sequence of the model RefSeq protein was modified relative to this genomic sequence to represent the inferred CDS: inserted 6 bases in 6 codons) produces MGDSGSRRSTLVSRLPIFRGSMSWRHDSLLSSPXSADATDVHTPSPSSTNSSSGSTGKRQSIFRTPSISFRNXRGSEQKPDSAGQNVNISNGAQSSLGTVQKLSLEEHIKSRGRHSVGFGSSRSKKITRSLTEDFEXGKESSADKNVFINCISSGKNEGDDPGFAEVQSWYSVKQSTWKLLPKSFSSHYGFSKPVPESQSVPSVQQSRRLLEVKSHAESEPVMSEASPPCSAQTTEGMGSSLQPLLLSGDLTAAQXPSGFVALTEDSVSDVDALPSGGTGVLLTEGFGHEGSTSQIFFNPAAAPXEEMEIVDSAGHSAGVSLVSRASSCSVESNTLFKTPAANQTEVLQANELHVNDARHIGEINSGNARSETFALQRKEPGTLSSKAQGLGGGRNESTASRHTRETIPVMEPKIIPCSEPQSCKTQQGYETNPSKVDPANSFSPYREGKFVEKRLRSPSEGTAGGSWLVIKPEDGNTEELNSLRKXRASSSSSEMNSMVYLHALLVEFYRLMPKLNNSYHCLDNFYDCVLLWLPLNVESSLSPEKSRKAKIVFLCEICPYEFLSQTENFYIKITVHTYV; encoded by the exons ATGGGGGACTCAGGATCCAGACGATCGACTCTGGTATCTCGTTTGCCAATATTCAGGGGAAGTATGAGCTGGAGACATGACTCCCTCCTTTCCTCAC TCTCTGCTGATGCCACTGATGTCCACACCCCCTCCCCATCCAGCACTAACTCCAGCTCAGGGAGCACAGGCAAGCGCCAGAGTATTTTCCGCACTCCTTCCATCAGCTTCCGTA AGAGAGGGAGTGAGCAGAAGCCTGACTCGGCTGGTCAGAATGTCAACATCTCAAATGGTGCCCAGTCCTCTCTTGGCACTGTTCAAAAACTGAGCTTAGAGGAACACATTAAAAGCAGAGGAAGGCATTCAGTTGGCTTTGGCAGCTCACGTAGCAAGAAGATAACAAGGTCTTTGACAGAGGATTTTG GAGGGAAGGAGTCCTCAGCTGATAAGAATGTCTTTATCAATTGCATAAGCTCTGGGAAGAATGAGGGTGACGATCCAGGCTTTGCAGAGGTGCAGAGCTGGTACTCTGTCAAACAATCCACATGGAAACTTCTCCCTAAATCTTTTTCATCACACTACGGGTTTTCCAAACCAGTTCCAGAGAGTCAATCAGTTCCCTCTGTGCAGCAATCCAGGCGCTTGCTGGAGGTTAAATCGCACGCAGAAAGTGAACCTGTGATGTCCGAGGCCTCTCCTCCGTGCTCAGCCCAGACGACAGAGGGCATGGGAAGCTCCTTGCAGCCCCTGCTGCTCTCGGGGGACCTCACGGCTGCCC GCCCCTCCGGCTTTGTCGCCCTAACGGAGGATTCTGTTTCGGATGTTGATGCTCTGCCCAGCGGCGGGACTGGGGTGCTGCTCACAGAGGGGTTTGGCCACGAGGGCTCTACCTCTCAGATCTTCTTtaatcctgctgctgctc gtgagGAGATGGAGATTGTGGACAGTGCTGGCCATTCTGCTGGTGTATCTCTTGTGAGTCGTGCAAGCTCCTGTAGCGTTGAGTCTAATACCTTATTCAAAACCCCAGCTGCTAATCAAACAGAAGTGTTGCAAGCCAATGAACTACACGTGAACGATGCCAGGCACATAGGAGAAATTAACTCGGGAAATGCACGTTCAGAAACCTTTGCGTTACAGCGTAAAGAACCAGGGACGCTGTCTTCAAAAGCACAGGGGTTGGGTGGGGGCAGAAATGAAAGCACGGCGTCCAGGCACACGAGAGAGACAATTCCTGTAATGGAGCCTAAGATTATTCCATGTTCTGAACCCCAGTCCTGTAAAACACAACAGGGTTATGAAACAAACCCTTCTAA GGTTGACCCTGCCAACAGCTTCAGTCCATACCGAGAAGGCAAGTTTGTTGAGAAACGACTGAGATCCCCTTCAGAAGGTACTGCTGGAGGCAGTTGGCTGGTCATAAAACCAGAGGATGGAAATACAGAAGAGCTGAACAGCCTACGGA AGAGAGCAAGCTCATCCTCTTCTGAAATGAACAGCATG GTTTAC TTACATGCGCTTTTAGTGGAGTTTTACAGGCTAATGCCAAAACTCAACAACTCATACCATTGCTTAGACAACTTTTATGACTGCGTGCTGCTTTGGCTGCCCCTAAACGTAGAATCTTCTCTCTCACCCGAGAAGTCAAGGAAGGCTAAAATTGTCTTCCTTTGTGAGATTTGCCCGTATGAGTTCCTG TCACAGACCGAGAACTTTTACATCAAGATAACTGTGCATACTTATGTGTGA